Sequence from the Microcoleus sp. FACHB-831 genome:
ACAGATGAAAAACTCTTGTGTTAACACCGCCACCCTCTTCCCTTAATGGCAAGAAGGGTACGGGAGGGGTTTTTAGATTTTGCCAGCTAGAATGTTAAGTTCTATTAACTAAATTAACAATCTTTAGCATTGTTCCATCAGTCTCAGGGTTGACAAATGCCTTTAGATGCGTATTTCTGGGGGTTCGGCTCGAATGCCCGCGCATAGTAAGAAAATGCCAGCGATCGCATCACACGGTATCGCAGGTTAGATGTGCAGGAGTCCTAAACTTTGGCAAAATTTGTAACAGCGCAATAAATTAATGAAAAATAAGCCATTTGAAACAAAAACACGTCATTCTGAACTGAGGCATAGGGGAGTTAAGAATCTCCGGTATGCTCTTTCAGGGCTGCGTAAATCCTGTTAATCCCATATAAAAAACCGATTTCATGGCTTCTATTGCCCGCAAGAATTTATTCGAGGATATTCCCCGCTTCCTGGTAGCTCAAGCGGGTATTATGTTTGCTGTCAGCTTGGTTACTATTCAGACTGGTATTTTGAACGGATTTAGTCGTTCCACCAGTCTATTAATTGATAACTCTGAAGCCGACATCTGGGTGTCATCAGCCGATATGGTTCACTTTGAGCTAACATTACCATTCCCGGTGCAGCGAGCCATCGAAGCTCAACGGGTAGAAGGCGTAGCGGGAGTAGAAGTGCTAATAGTCCAAGCAGCTATGTGGCGCGACCCGCAAGGTAAGATTGCACCTGTGAGGATAATTGGATTCAATCCAGCGGGACAATTATTTACACCAGGTAAGGTAATTAAAGGCAATTTGAGCGATTTGCAGCAGCCTTACACCGTGATGGTGGATAAATCTAACTTAAGTACGCTCAACGTACAAAAGATTGGTGATGTGGCTCAAGTTGGCTCGTTTCAGGGAGGCTTAGTTGCCCTCAACCAAGGCACGACATCCATTACATCAAGTACGTTTTTGTTTACTTCCTTGGAAAATGCCAATGCTTATGCAAATTCCCGTCTGACTTCTAGTTTGCAATGCAAGGTGCAAACGGGAGGAGATATACAGTGTACTAGCGCAACTGCAACTTTCCGCCCAACTGCTGAACCTTTACAGCCGTCTGCGCCTCCGCCGCAGAAGTTAACTCCAACGGATCTAATTACTTATGTGTTGGTGCAAGCAAAGTCTGGTGAAGATTTACAGCAACTAAAGCAGAAGTTAGAGACCGCCTTGCCAGGAACCCGCGCTTTTACTAAAGCT
This genomic interval carries:
- a CDS encoding FtsX-like permease family protein, yielding MASIARKNLFEDIPRFLVAQAGIMFAVSLVTIQTGILNGFSRSTSLLIDNSEADIWVSSADMVHFELTLPFPVQRAIEAQRVEGVAGVEVLIVQAAMWRDPQGKIAPVRIIGFNPAGQLFTPGKVIKGNLSDLQQPYTVMVDKSNLSTLNVQKIGDVAQVGSFQGGLVALNQGTTSITSSTFLFTSLENANAYANSRLTSSLQCKVQTGGDIQCTSATATFRPTAEPLQPSAPPPQKLTPTDLITYVLVQAKSGEDLQQLKQKLETALPGTRAFTKAEMSEQTRAYWLNRTGVGFVLGLGAAVGVIVGMVIVGQILYASVSDHLKEFGTLKAMGASDWVIYRVIVEQSLWMAVLGYVPSMALCLGLGAWTFATKGILILITPGTAAAVLGVTLVMCVGSAIFAIQRVTRVDPAIVFKA